A region of uncultured Anaeromusa sp. DNA encodes the following proteins:
- a CDS encoding nitrogenase component 1 has protein sequence MSYLEEKEPPRREDRLCARIAGGGGFGQTVRKLRCCQTDGERSFSQNSICLLLPAMGIMNTIPDSVVLLHGAVGCGSSAHGGNAGVRSGHAQRWGVPRNGTWASTALGETEIIGGGEENLAQAITDIDERLAPKVIFVVAGCVPGIIGDDIHGVINQLQPQVEAKLLAVHCEGFKTKIWATAYDAVYHDIARVLLPAEEETEASPPKRPTINVMNVGSMGRVDEVELERLLNALDLEANFFPVFTKPESFQRMKQASLSISTCPTHDDYLLQHLKETYGVPYQLQHMPIGIRNTGEWLRSIGGHFGLQEETEALIAAEEAALFEALKPLQEHFAGKKVFVSAGEFRALSTAILLAELGLEVVAVRAYHHDEFAESEYEKLAAITKDDFTLNIANCQPYEEANLIRRIQPDLFLGHMSANSTAAKLGVATTAIYQVGLQFMGYQGAFQLARRVYRQLRNPNFNYKLRDNLRLPYRDSWYEQPPFFYLRQPEGGED, from the coding sequence ATGAGCTATTTGGAAGAAAAGGAGCCGCCGCGGCGAGAAGACCGGCTTTGCGCCAGAATCGCCGGCGGCGGTGGTTTCGGACAGACCGTGCGGAAACTGCGCTGCTGCCAGACGGACGGAGAACGATCTTTTAGCCAAAATTCCATCTGCCTATTACTGCCGGCCATGGGCATTATGAATACGATTCCGGACAGTGTGGTTTTACTGCATGGCGCAGTGGGCTGCGGCTCTTCGGCGCACGGAGGCAATGCCGGCGTTCGTTCCGGTCATGCGCAACGCTGGGGAGTTCCCCGCAACGGTACCTGGGCTTCCACCGCTTTGGGGGAGACCGAGATTATCGGCGGCGGCGAGGAGAATCTGGCCCAAGCTATTACCGATATTGATGAGCGTTTAGCTCCCAAAGTGATTTTTGTTGTGGCTGGTTGCGTACCGGGAATTATCGGCGACGATATCCACGGAGTCATCAACCAGCTGCAGCCGCAGGTAGAAGCGAAATTACTGGCGGTGCATTGCGAAGGCTTTAAGACCAAGATCTGGGCTACCGCGTATGATGCGGTCTATCACGATATTGCCAGAGTGTTGCTGCCGGCGGAAGAAGAAACGGAGGCATCTCCGCCTAAGCGACCAACCATTAATGTCATGAACGTCGGCTCCATGGGGCGAGTGGATGAAGTTGAGCTGGAGCGCCTTTTGAACGCCTTGGATTTGGAGGCTAATTTTTTTCCGGTCTTTACGAAGCCGGAGTCATTTCAGAGAATGAAGCAGGCGTCCTTGTCTATCAGTACCTGCCCGACCCATGATGATTACCTGCTGCAGCATCTAAAGGAAACCTATGGCGTTCCTTACCAGCTACAGCATATGCCCATCGGCATCCGCAACACCGGTGAGTGGCTGCGCAGCATTGGCGGCCACTTCGGGTTGCAGGAGGAAACAGAAGCGCTGATTGCGGCGGAAGAAGCGGCCCTGTTTGAAGCTCTTAAGCCATTGCAGGAACATTTTGCAGGAAAAAAAGTATTTGTCAGCGCCGGAGAGTTCCGGGCGCTGTCTACAGCGATTTTATTGGCGGAACTGGGCCTGGAAGTAGTGGCAGTGCGTGCCTATCATCATGATGAATTTGCTGAAAGCGAATATGAGAAGCTGGCGGCCATAACAAAAGATGATTTTACGCTCAATATTGCCAACTGCCAGCCATATGAGGAAGCCAATCTCATTCGTCGCATTCAACCGGACTTGTTTTTGGGGCATATGAGCGCCAATAGTACCGCAGCCAAGCTGGGTGTAGCGACTACCGCTATTTATCAAGTAGGCTTGCAATTTATGGGATATCAAGGGGCTTTCCAATTGGCGCGGCGGGTATACCGGCAATTGCGCAATCCAAATTTCAATTATAAGCTGCGGGACAATCTGCGGCTGCCGTATCGCGACAGTTGGTACGAACAGCCGCCGTTCTTCTACTTGCGGCAGCCAGAAGGGGGCGAGGACTAA
- the nifH gene encoding nitrogenase iron protein, translated as MKQIAIYGKGGIGKSTTTSNISAALAVAGYKVMQVGCDPKSDSTNTLRGGTYIPTVLDTMREGKTLQPKDIVFEGFHGVYCVEAGGPAPGVGCAGRGIISAVQQLKSLKVFEDLDLDYVIYDVLGDVVCGGFAVPIREGIAEHVFTVSSADFMAVYAANNLFKGIKKYSTSRGALLGGIIANSISAPYAKDIIDDFAERTKTQIIGYVPRSVTVTQSELQGKTTIEAFPASEQAGVYSALAERIERHEESKVPSPLEVQELRDWAASWADNLVALETGEVRGAAQSI; from the coding sequence ATCAAACAAATCGCTATTTACGGCAAAGGCGGCATCGGCAAGTCGACGACGACTTCTAATATCAGCGCCGCCTTAGCGGTGGCAGGCTATAAGGTTATGCAGGTAGGCTGCGATCCTAAGAGTGATTCAACGAATACGCTACGGGGCGGCACGTACATACCGACCGTATTGGATACGATGAGGGAAGGAAAAACGCTGCAGCCCAAAGATATTGTCTTTGAAGGATTTCATGGCGTTTACTGCGTTGAAGCCGGCGGGCCGGCTCCGGGCGTAGGCTGCGCAGGGCGAGGTATTATTTCAGCGGTGCAGCAGCTCAAGAGTCTCAAGGTATTTGAAGACTTGGACCTCGATTATGTTATTTATGATGTGTTGGGCGATGTGGTGTGCGGCGGTTTTGCTGTGCCGATTCGCGAAGGAATCGCTGAACATGTCTTTACGGTGTCGTCGGCGGACTTTATGGCGGTATATGCTGCTAATAATTTATTTAAGGGCATCAAAAAGTATTCTACTTCTCGGGGCGCTCTTTTGGGCGGCATTATCGCCAATTCTATCAGTGCACCGTATGCCAAAGACATTATTGACGATTTTGCCGAACGCACCAAGACGCAGATTATCGGCTATGTACCGCGGTCTGTTACGGTAACGCAAAGCGAGCTGCAGGGCAAAACCACGATTGAAGCTTTCCCGGCATCTGAGCAGGCCGGCGTATACAGCGCTTTGGCTGAGCGCATTGAACGGCATGAGGAATCCAAGGTGCCGTCGCCCTTAGAAGTACAAGAATTGCGGGATTGGGCCGCCAGCTGGGCGGATAATCTAGTGGCTTTGGAAACTGGCGAAGTGCGCGGTGCGGCGCAAAGCATATGA
- a CDS encoding DUF2325 domain-containing protein produces MSVMIVGADHLGNMLKYLEDYGIKEVEHICGRKTADRKRFEISRDTSLVVVLVDFVNHGTAKHIKEQAKSQGIRTIFAQRSWCSLQQQLERIGLCALV; encoded by the coding sequence ATGTCGGTAATGATTGTAGGCGCGGACCATTTAGGAAATATGCTTAAGTATCTGGAAGACTATGGAATTAAAGAGGTTGAGCACATCTGTGGTCGCAAAACAGCGGACCGCAAGCGCTTTGAGATTTCGCGCGACACCTCCTTAGTCGTGGTACTGGTGGATTTTGTTAATCACGGTACAGCCAAACACATTAAAGAACAAGCAAAGAGTCAGGGGATCCGCACCATTTTCGCGCAGCGATCTTGGTGCTCCCTACAGCAGCAACTAGAGCGCATTGGCTTGTGCGCATTAGTTTAA
- a CDS encoding O-acetylhomoserine aminocarboxypropyltransferase/cysteine synthase family protein, which produces MSLPTNLRTDTLVVHGGQEPDPTTGSRAVPIYQTTSYVFHDSDHAANLFGLKEFGNIYTRIMNPTTDVFEKRVAALEGGAAAVAFASGHAAISSAIFNIAQAGDDIVSSSSLYGGTHNMFAHTLPKLGVKVNFVDPSDPENFRKAIGPNTKAIYAETIGNPQINVLDIEAVAAIAHANGIPLIVDNTFAPYLLQPITHGADIVIHSATKFIGGHGTSMGGIVIDSGKFNWDTGKFPNLSEPDASYNGLRYTKDLGDLTPLAYILRLRVQVLRDLGATVSPFNSFLFLQGLETIHLRLRRHADNALQVAQYLAKHPQVSWVNYPGLEGDSQHELAKKYLPKGAGAILTFGIKGGLKEGKAFIDSLQLFSLLANVGDAKSLVIHPASTTHSQLNAAERAAAGAPDDMIRLSIGIEDVEDLLADLERGFAAAQQ; this is translated from the coding sequence ATGAGTTTGCCAACAAACTTGCGTACAGATACTTTAGTAGTCCATGGAGGTCAGGAACCGGATCCGACCACCGGTTCGCGGGCGGTTCCTATTTATCAGACGACATCCTATGTGTTTCATGACAGTGATCATGCGGCCAATTTGTTCGGTTTGAAAGAGTTCGGAAATATTTATACACGGATTATGAACCCGACAACCGATGTGTTTGAAAAACGGGTGGCAGCTCTGGAAGGCGGGGCGGCTGCCGTAGCTTTTGCTTCCGGCCATGCGGCGATCAGCAGTGCAATTTTCAACATCGCCCAAGCGGGAGACGACATTGTCAGCTCGTCGAGTCTCTATGGGGGCACACATAATATGTTTGCCCATACGCTGCCTAAATTAGGCGTAAAGGTAAACTTTGTTGATCCCAGCGATCCGGAAAATTTCCGCAAAGCCATTGGACCTAATACCAAAGCCATCTATGCGGAGACCATCGGCAATCCGCAGATTAACGTTCTGGATATTGAAGCGGTAGCGGCCATTGCCCATGCAAACGGCATCCCGTTGATTGTCGATAATACCTTTGCTCCGTATCTGTTGCAGCCAATCACTCATGGAGCTGATATTGTCATTCATTCGGCAACCAAATTTATCGGCGGTCATGGCACGTCCATGGGCGGTATTGTGATCGATAGCGGTAAATTCAACTGGGATACCGGTAAATTTCCCAACTTGAGCGAGCCAGACGCCAGCTACAATGGCCTGCGCTACACTAAAGACCTTGGCGATTTGACGCCTCTGGCGTACATTTTGCGTTTGCGGGTGCAGGTTTTGCGTGATTTGGGCGCTACGGTCAGCCCGTTCAATAGCTTTTTATTCCTGCAAGGTTTGGAAACCATCCATTTGCGTTTGCGCCGTCATGCGGACAATGCACTGCAAGTAGCGCAATACTTGGCGAAGCATCCGCAAGTTTCCTGGGTCAATTATCCAGGGCTAGAAGGGGATTCGCAGCATGAACTGGCGAAAAAATATCTCCCTAAAGGCGCTGGCGCTATCTTGACCTTCGGCATTAAAGGCGGTTTGAAAGAAGGCAAAGCGTTTATCGATTCGCTGCAGCTCTTCTCGTTGTTGGCCAATGTTGGCGATGCAAAATCGTTGGTTATTCATCCGGCCAGCACGACTCATTCCCAGCTAAACGCCGCAGAGCGCGCCGCTGCAGGAGCGCCGGATGATATGATCCGTCTCTCTATAGGCATTGAAGACGTAGAAGATCTCTTGGCAGATTTGGAACGCGGTTTTGCCGCTGCCCAGCAGTAA
- a CDS encoding ATP-binding cassette domain-containing protein: MLELVGIGKTFGGEAVLQGISFCLEPGQTLAVTGPSGRGKTTLLGIASLLQSSSEGQILWQGKEVAQSDEKGKAALRRAHFGYLFQQANLVSALTALENVELAAWLADKKETDNRKRGEELLRRLGLGARLAYYPEQLSQGQRRRVALARALLLQPALLVADEPTSDLDEDTAQLVLEELFAVRQWNGSLLLATHDHSLAARMQQRLSL; the protein is encoded by the coding sequence ATGTTGGAATTAGTGGGAATCGGGAAGACTTTTGGCGGCGAAGCGGTGCTGCAGGGGATATCCTTTTGTTTGGAGCCAGGACAAACGCTGGCGGTAACAGGGCCGTCCGGTAGGGGGAAAACAACGCTGCTGGGTATCGCGTCCTTGTTGCAGTCTTCGTCGGAGGGACAAATTTTATGGCAGGGGAAGGAAGTAGCCCAAAGTGATGAAAAAGGCAAAGCCGCCTTGCGGCGCGCGCACTTTGGTTATCTTTTTCAACAGGCGAATTTAGTATCAGCGTTGACGGCGCTAGAGAATGTGGAGCTTGCAGCCTGGTTGGCGGATAAGAAAGAGACAGACAACCGGAAGAGGGGCGAAGAACTGCTGCGGCGGCTGGGATTAGGGGCTAGGCTTGCTTATTATCCGGAACAGCTTAGCCAAGGGCAGCGGCGGCGGGTCGCGTTAGCCAGAGCCTTGCTGCTGCAGCCGGCTCTTTTGGTGGCTGACGAGCCTACCAGTGACTTGGATGAGGATACGGCTCAGCTGGTGCTGGAGGAACTTTTCGCGGTACGTCAATGGAACGGAAGTTTACTTTTGGCCACACACGATCATTCGCTGGCGGCGCGGATGCAGCAGCGGCTGTCGCTTTAA
- a CDS encoding ABC transporter permease, with the protein MKLWLWRGLRHRRWQAVALAVSLALSVALLVATVVLTEGVKSGLEISAQRLGADLVLIPRAVQVRQPEALLFGGETVPAYMDASLEAQARQVTGVQAVTAQFFLQTLEKNCCDLDSPKQLIGYDSHTDWIVSSWTKEGTAAAQDDEIVVGAGISAVQTQELAVLGRFFKIRSVLPETGTALDNSLFISLAEARALATGSPELQSLWQENGSPGTLVSALLIRLKPEADVWQVRQELEQLGPVQVLAAGESKKRVEKAAGVMTEALGGVALLVALAALGQLFLRFYSFIRERRTEWALYIALGASAERVAAMVLAEAAVLTFLAATAGMAGGAFLGGWLLETLFAAQSVPVVLPSGAWLLQTAALVVPGTMLAGLGAAAFPAWRCGQTKAETILHS; encoded by the coding sequence TTGAAACTGTGGCTTTGGCGCGGTTTACGCCATCGGCGTTGGCAGGCGGTTGCTTTAGCGGTATCGCTGGCTTTGTCGGTGGCCTTGCTTGTGGCGACCGTGGTGTTGACGGAGGGAGTGAAGTCTGGGCTGGAGATTTCCGCGCAGCGATTAGGGGCGGATTTAGTCTTGATTCCCCGGGCTGTGCAGGTGAGGCAGCCGGAGGCACTGCTTTTCGGCGGCGAAACGGTCCCTGCTTACATGGATGCTTCTCTTGAAGCGCAGGCGCGTCAGGTGACCGGTGTGCAGGCGGTGACCGCGCAGTTTTTCCTGCAGACGCTGGAGAAAAATTGCTGCGACTTGGACAGCCCTAAACAGCTTATCGGCTATGATTCTCATACGGATTGGATTGTATCTTCCTGGACAAAGGAAGGAACAGCAGCAGCTCAAGACGATGAAATTGTTGTTGGCGCCGGAATTTCCGCGGTGCAAACGCAGGAACTGGCCGTACTGGGGCGGTTTTTTAAAATTAGGAGCGTTCTTCCAGAAACCGGAACTGCTTTGGATAATTCGTTGTTCATTTCGCTGGCCGAAGCCAGAGCTTTGGCGACGGGAAGTCCGGAATTGCAGTCTTTATGGCAAGAGAACGGATCGCCGGGTACGCTGGTCTCAGCCTTACTGATTCGGCTAAAACCGGAGGCGGATGTGTGGCAAGTGCGGCAAGAACTGGAGCAACTGGGGCCGGTACAGGTGTTGGCGGCAGGAGAAAGCAAAAAACGCGTAGAGAAGGCTGCAGGAGTTATGACGGAGGCTTTGGGCGGCGTGGCGCTGCTCGTGGCTTTGGCGGCGTTAGGACAGTTATTCCTGCGGTTTTACAGTTTTATCCGGGAACGCCGCACTGAATGGGCGTTGTATATTGCCCTAGGAGCCTCAGCGGAACGTGTGGCGGCCATGGTCTTGGCGGAAGCTGCCGTGCTAACCTTTTTGGCGGCGACGGCGGGCATGGCGGGCGGTGCGTTTTTAGGAGGTTGGCTGCTGGAAACGCTGTTTGCAGCGCAAAGCGTACCGGTTGTCTTGCCCAGTGGGGCGTGGTTGCTGCAAACAGCTGCTTTAGTGGTGCCGGGAACCATGCTGGCGGGTCTTGGGGCGGCGGCATTTCCTGCCTGGCGCTGCGGGCAAACCAAGGCGGAAACGATATTGCATTCATAA
- a CDS encoding NifB/NifX family molybdenum-iron cluster-binding protein has translation MARKVAIASSDGVFINQHFGRAQQFQIYALDAQLQKFVLEEVRQTQGICSQQQHQPSLLSEKVAALSDCQMVLASRIGPGAADALLERGIEPYVVADFIEDALEKIAVFWQRQRRFFS, from the coding sequence ATGGCGCGGAAGGTGGCGATCGCCAGCAGCGACGGCGTTTTTATCAATCAGCATTTCGGGCGGGCTCAGCAATTTCAGATTTATGCGTTAGATGCGCAGCTGCAAAAATTTGTGTTGGAGGAAGTGCGGCAGACGCAGGGGATTTGCAGTCAACAGCAGCACCAGCCATCTTTGTTGAGCGAGAAAGTGGCGGCCTTGTCTGACTGCCAAATGGTGTTGGCCAGCCGCATCGGGCCGGGTGCGGCGGATGCGTTGTTGGAGCGGGGCATAGAACCTTATGTAGTGGCAGACTTTATTGAGGACGCCCTGGAGAAAATAGCCGTGTTTTGGCAGCGCCAAAGGAGGTTTTTTTCTTGA
- a CDS encoding radical SAM protein, which translates to MKKNSSLSPVSELWQERHPCLSAKAHQRYGRMHLPVAPVCNIQCRFCSRGICKTGQRPGTAQQLLTPEQAAEKVEQALKLCPQLTVIGVAGPGDALASPHALETFRLLQKRYPHLIFCLSTNGLLLWEKAAALAEAGVKSVTVTMNAVDEAILPRICSSVLYNGKRLTEEWGAKRLIYAQIAGIRRAVRLGMSVKVNAVLVPGVNDKHIGEIAKVAAQSGASFFNVIPLLPQNEFKDWREPTCDEIEAARAAAETHLPVFRHCRRCRADACGIPGGEDFADQLYTSRVETFSHG; encoded by the coding sequence ATGAAGAAAAACAGCAGTCTCTCGCCAGTCAGTGAACTATGGCAGGAGCGGCATCCTTGCTTGAGCGCCAAAGCGCATCAGCGATATGGGCGTATGCATTTGCCGGTGGCGCCGGTGTGCAATATTCAGTGTCGCTTCTGCAGTCGGGGCATTTGCAAAACAGGTCAACGTCCCGGGACGGCGCAGCAGCTTTTGACGCCGGAGCAGGCGGCGGAAAAAGTGGAACAAGCGTTGAAATTGTGCCCGCAGCTGACGGTTATCGGCGTGGCTGGGCCAGGCGACGCTCTGGCCAGCCCTCATGCATTGGAAACGTTTCGTCTTTTGCAGAAGCGGTATCCGCATTTGATTTTCTGCCTCAGTACCAACGGCCTGCTGCTATGGGAAAAGGCGGCGGCTTTGGCCGAAGCAGGCGTCAAAAGCGTAACTGTGACTATGAACGCTGTAGATGAGGCGATTTTGCCGCGAATTTGCTCTTCTGTTCTCTATAATGGAAAACGACTGACTGAGGAATGGGGAGCGAAACGGCTGATTTACGCGCAAATAGCCGGTATCCGCCGGGCTGTGCGCCTCGGAATGAGCGTCAAGGTCAATGCGGTATTGGTGCCTGGCGTCAACGACAAGCATATTGGTGAAATTGCCAAAGTGGCTGCCCAAAGCGGCGCCTCGTTTTTCAATGTGATCCCGTTGCTGCCGCAGAACGAGTTTAAGGATTGGCGCGAGCCTACGTGCGACGAAATTGAAGCAGCTCGGGCGGCGGCGGAAACTCATTTGCCAGTGTTTCGTCATTGCCGGCGCTGCCGGGCCGACGCTTGCGGTATTCCCGGCGGCGAAGATTTTGCAGATCAACTGTATACCAGCCGCGTCGAAACATTTTCGCATGGCTGA
- a CDS encoding ABC transporter substrate-binding protein, protein MWKKRLAALLALVMLVALAAGCGSDAAKPAQKSGELKKIRVGYAGGACEAFIFAAKEQGFFKEEGLDLELVKVDFETLKEAMATGKIDSASGMVMKWAKPAEQGIDVSFTAGIHTGCIQTLIPVNSDIKSINDLKGKVIGNNGMGDSPMIFTMRVLHAAGLDAKNDVQWRAYPATELEGALERGEVAAITLTDPMAQMIVDKGKAKKLINTASDAPYKDEYCCLASVSGKLLKADPEAAAAVTRALMKGAAYVSTHQDEVAKMMVEKKYVPGNPDLIARLLKSYNYVPSVDGGEAAVKLGIKEMKAIGVLEASTDEKEFSEKLFKRLPGVK, encoded by the coding sequence ATGTGGAAAAAAAGATTGGCGGCGCTGTTGGCGCTCGTAATGCTGGTAGCTTTGGCGGCAGGATGCGGCAGTGATGCGGCCAAGCCGGCGCAAAAATCGGGAGAACTGAAAAAGATTCGGGTCGGTTATGCTGGTGGAGCGTGCGAAGCTTTTATTTTTGCCGCGAAGGAACAGGGCTTTTTTAAAGAAGAAGGCTTAGACTTGGAATTAGTTAAGGTGGATTTTGAAACACTGAAAGAAGCTATGGCTACCGGGAAAATTGATTCAGCCAGCGGCATGGTTATGAAGTGGGCCAAACCGGCAGAACAAGGTATTGATGTCAGCTTTACTGCCGGCATACATACCGGCTGCATTCAGACATTGATTCCTGTTAACTCGGATATCAAGAGCATCAACGATCTGAAGGGCAAAGTTATCGGCAACAATGGCATGGGCGACAGCCCCATGATTTTCACAATGCGCGTACTGCATGCGGCAGGACTTGACGCCAAAAACGATGTACAGTGGCGAGCCTATCCGGCGACTGAATTGGAGGGGGCCCTGGAGCGGGGGGAAGTGGCGGCGATTACGCTGACAGACCCGATGGCGCAAATGATTGTCGATAAGGGCAAAGCTAAAAAGCTCATTAATACGGCTAGTGATGCTCCTTATAAGGATGAATATTGCTGCTTAGCCAGTGTGAGCGGCAAATTGCTCAAAGCCGATCCGGAAGCGGCTGCTGCGGTAACCAGAGCTTTGATGAAGGGCGCCGCCTATGTGTCTACGCACCAGGATGAAGTGGCGAAGATGATGGTGGAGAAAAAATACGTTCCCGGCAATCCGGATTTGATTGCACGGCTTTTGAAATCCTATAACTATGTTCCTTCCGTGGACGGCGGCGAGGCAGCAGTCAAGTTAGGCATCAAAGAAATGAAAGCCATTGGTGTGTTGGAAGCCAGCACAGATGAGAAAGAGTTTTCGGAGAAGTTGTTTAAGCGTCTTCCGGGCGTTAAGTAA